From one Culex quinquefasciatus strain JHB chromosome 3, VPISU_Cqui_1.0_pri_paternal, whole genome shotgun sequence genomic stretch:
- the LOC119769177 gene encoding uncharacterized protein LOC119769177 gives MAQIEAYPDEVALLSKTKGPPEGHHGVVEKSSPIYRTWPFLDDNEILRMRGRIGAAPYAPSEAKYPAILPKDHLITYLLVDWFHCRFCHANHETVVNEIRQRFEIANLRTLVKKVAKNCTWCYVSKVVPRTPAMAPLPEMRLSAFVRPFTFVGLDYFGPVLVKVGRSNVKRWVALFTCLTVRAVHMEVVHSLSTESCIMAVRRFVARRGAPREFWTDNATCFQGASSELKKEIRTTTRALALTFTSAQTSWKFIPPASPHMGGAWERLVRSVKVAIGAILNSPRRPDDETLETVIYEAEAMINSRPLTYIPLESADQEALTPNHFLLGSSTGVKILPTEPVTQRSTLRSSWKLAQYITDQFWGGGSRNTYQSFQEEASGSKKSRSWIGDLGAGGRWNSEPEPVDPKNRSESSEDKRSNPTGIGTNINGENAKTSIKTSCFQDVLEKRQPWGIQQEPALHHGSR, from the coding sequence ATGGCCCAGATCGAGGCCTATCCTGATGAGGTTGCGCTTCTGTCCAAGACCAAAGGCCCTCCCGAGGGTCACCACGGTGTCGTCGAGAAGTCCAGCCCAATCTACAGAACGTGGCCCTTCCTGGACGACAACGAGATCTTGCGAATGCGGGGTCGAATCGGTGCTGCACCTTATGCACCGTCCGAAGCTAAGTACCCTGCCATTCTCCCGAAAGATCACCTAATAACCTACCTTCTCGTAGACTGGTTCCATTGCCGTTTCTGCCACGCCAATCACGAGACCGTTGTTAACGAGATCCGCCAGCGCTTTGAAATAGCTAACCTCCGCACCCTCGTGAAAAAAGTTGCCAAGAACTGTACCTGGTGTTACGTCTCGAAGGTCGTTCCGCGGACTCCGGCGATGGCCCCACTACCAGAGATGCGGCTCTCAGCGTTTGTCCGTCCGTTTACCTTCGTCGGACTGGACTATTTTGGACCGGTATTGGTGAAAGTAGGGAGAAGCAACGTGAAACGGTGGGTGGCCCTCTTTACATGCCTGACGGTAAGGGCCGTCCACATGGAGGTGGTTCATTCTCTCAGCACGGAGTCATGCATTATGGCAGTGCGCCGCTTCGTCGCGCGTCGAGGCGCACCAAGAGAGTTCTGGACGGACAACGCAACCTGCTTTCAAGGCGCCAGTAGCGAGTTGAAGAAGGAAATCAGAACCACAACTAGAGCCTTGGCCCTCACCTTCACCAGTGCGCAAACAAGCTGGAAGTTCATACCACCGGCCTCACCACACATGGGCGGAGCATGGGAGAGGCTTGTACGCTCCGTAAAGGTAGCGATTGGCGCGATTCTGAACTCACCTCGCCGGCCTGACGACGAAACTCTGGAGACGGTGATCTACGAAGCTGAAGCAATGATCAACTCGCGCCCACTCACCTACATACCGCTCGAATCAGCGGACCAGGAAGCGCTGACTCCGAACCATTTTTTGCTGGGCAGCTCTACTGGGGTGAAAATACTTCCCACTGAACCTGTGACTCAACGATCGACCCTGCGCAGTAGCTGGAAACTGGCGCAGTACATTACCGATCAGTTTTGGGGCGGTGGCTCAAGGAATACCTACCAGTCATTTCAAGAAGAAGCAAGTGGTTCGAAGAAGTCAAGGAGTTGGATTGGAGATCTGGGTGCAGGTGGAAGGTGGAACAGCGAACCGGAACCAGTGGATCCGAAGAATCGATCCGAGTCATCCGAGGACAAGAGGTCGAATCCGACAGGCATTGGTACGAACATCAACGGGGAAAATGCGAAGACCAGCATCAAAACTAGCTGTTTTCAGGACGTCCTGGAGAAACGTCAACCATGGGGAATTCAGCAGGAGCCTGCCCTTCACCATGGTTCACGGTGA
- the LOC6052796 gene encoding 40S ribosomal protein S14 → MKAKADRDEASPYAAQDVVEKCKSLRATGGNRTKTPGPGAQLVLRALACSSKNIVNFVNIVNIVLCSVIINKCSVLICEVFSFFLNDTKLFLKEGLVDKKHLTKHISGRTRRLAQGI, encoded by the coding sequence ATGAAGGCCAAGGCCGATCGTGACGAGGCCTCACCCTACGCCGCTCAGGACGTCGTCGAAAAGTGCAAGTCGCTGCGTGCCACCGGCGGAAACCGCACCAAGACACCGGGACCGGGTGCCCAGTTGGTGCTCCGTGCCTTGGCCTGTTCGTCGAAGAATATTgtgaattttgtgaatattGTGAATATAGTGCTATGTAGTGTAATCATAAATAAATGCTCTGTTTTAATTTGTGAGGTGTTTTCATTTTTCCTGAATGACACGAAGTTGTTCCTCAAGGAAGGCTTAGTCGACAAAAAGCATCTGACTAAACATATTTCAGGACGGACGAGACGGCTGGCGCAGGGCATCTAG